A stretch of the Vitis riparia cultivar Riparia Gloire de Montpellier isolate 1030 chromosome 13, EGFV_Vit.rip_1.0, whole genome shotgun sequence genome encodes the following:
- the LOC117927809 gene encoding uncharacterized protein LOC117927809: MAMVPSSSLQLPKPFSTPFASSSSKPHALLSPKPLLSFSVKATDSDSDSNPDTEPSTNADESSTSSQPSEPDAFDSRLAEVRLRYRSGSGKKADVRKGRKSKKSSSSSGPGVFLPPVPLKEPVSGGLKVDFGFSPYSERVNGRIAILGLGALLSVELATGQSVIRYHSPAIIFIQVYFVAAVSALYVKYEKESVSIWPESSPAKK; encoded by the coding sequence atggcAATGGTACCTTCCTCATCTCTGCAACTCCCGAAGCCCTTCTCTACCCCATTCGCTTCCTCCTCCTCCAAACCCCACGCGCTCCTCTCTCCCAAACCCCTCCTCTCCTTCTCCGTCAAAGCCACCGACTCCGACTCCGATTCCAACCCCGACACTGAACCTAGCACTAACGCCGACGAATCATCCACCTCATCACAACCTTCTGAACCCGACGCCTTCGACAGCCGCCTCGCGGAGGTCCGGCTCCGGTACCGCTCGGGCAGCGGAAAGAAGGCGGATGTCCGGAAGGGCCGGAAATCAAAGAAATCCTCTTCCAGCTCTGGCCCCGGAGTCTTCCTGCCGCCGGTGCCTCTGAAAGAGCCGGTATCCGGAGGTCTGAAGGTAGATTTCGGATTCAGCCCGTACTCGGAGAGAGTGAACGGTCGCATCGCGATCTTGGGACTAGGAGCGCTACTGTCGGTGGAGCTGGCTACGGGTCAGAGCGTGATAAGGTACCACTCACCGGCGATCATATTCATACAGGTGTACTTTGTGGCCGCTGTTTCCGCTTTGTACGTCAAGTATGAGAAGGAGAGTGTTAGCATTTGGCCTGAATCTTCACCTGCCAAGAAATAA
- the LOC117928746 gene encoding SAC3 family protein A isoform X1, whose protein sequence is MMNQVGNTDTITQLQLDPNSLEKRQIVDASQGHASSYHPSTTVSEAVSWNMHRADNHSTENGMFSNSSYHHVQQTEPHLRNAQDGLNAASAVYPPPSLGAASVPQQYNGYTTYPSSNDPYSYGNTGYPGYYSGYQQQSNHSYSQPVGANQNTGAPYQPLSSFQNTGSYAGPASYPSTYYNPGDYQTSGGHSTSGYSNQSNLWSEGNYANYTHQYANHTHDSNGAYSSSTAAATSLQYQQHYKQWADYYSQTEVSCAPGTENMSVTSTSNLACPIPGVTSGYSTSASHPPQPSISSWGSENSSALPSVQPGAAISDTHDGYWKHGAPSFQNHHVSTVQPDFQKHLDTKPSYDSFQDQQKTACPQGSNLQYPTAHKVSHSYQSPLQTIASLDTRRVNKLQIPTNPRIASNLALGLPKIDKDSSATGGAAKPAYIGVSVPKPSDKVLSHDGADAILKPGMFPPSLRGYVERALARCKGETQMAACQTVLKEVPSQARNVNCTVITKATADGTLYTRDWDIEPLFPLPDADAVNNNIESSISVSLPKPKRSPSRRSKSRWEPVADEKLIEKSASINHETVKYGGWVSFNERTERDKKFPSGKPDIKEDGLSSTKFPLIEQRTASKSAQRPVKRQRFGDVLNSAENGDASSDSDKEQSLTAYYSSAITLANSPEERKRRENRSKRFEKGHGHRAETNHFRPKNFGAGSLYTRRASALVLSKNFEEGGSRAVEDIDWDALTVKGTCQEIEKRYLRLTSAPDPSTVRPEEVLEKALLMVQNSHKNYLYKCDQLKSIRQDLTVQRIHNELTVKVYETHARLAIEVGDLPEYNQCQSQLKTLYAEGIEGCDMEFAAYNLLCAILHSSNNRDLLSSMSRLSDEARKDEVVKHALAVRAAVTSGNYVLFFRLYKTAPNLNTCLMDLCVEKMRYEAVRCMSRSYRPTVPVSYIAQVLGFTSASPTSEGSDLKEVDKSEECVEWLKAHGACLITDNTGEMQLDAKASSSSLYRPEPEDAVAHGDTSLAVNDFLTRASS, encoded by the exons AAACGCCAGATTGTTGATGCAAGCCAAGGGCATGCATCTTCATATCATCCCTCCACAACGGTATCTGAAGCTGTGTCATGGAACATGCATAGAGCAGATAATCACTCCACAGAGAATGGGATGTTTTCAAATTCTAGCTACCATCATGTTCAGCAGACAGAGCCACACTTAAGGAATGCTCAAGATGGCTTGAATGCAGCATCCGCTGTCTATCCTCCACCAAGTTTAGGAGCAGCAAGTGTACCACAACAATATAATGGCTACACGACATACCCAAGTTCTAATGATCCATACAGTTATGGCAACACAGGATACCCAGGTTACTATAGTGGCTATCAGCAGCAATCAAACCATTCATATTCTCAGCCTGTAGGAGCAAATCAAAATACAGGTGCTCCTTATCAGCCCCTTTCCTCATTTCAGAATACAGGGTCTTATGCTGGGCCTGCAAGTTATCCAAGCACTTACTACAATCCTGGTGATTATCAGACATCTGGAGGACATTCAACCAGCGGTTACAGTAATCAGAGTAATTTGTGGAGTGAAGGAAACTATGCAAACTATACTCATCAATATGCAAACCACACTCATGACTCCAATGGTGCTTATAGTTCTAGTACTGCTGCTGCAACCTCATTACAGTATCAGCAGCATTATAAGCAATGGGCGGATTACTACAGTCAAACAGAAGTTAGCTGTGCTCCTGGGACGGAGAACATGTCTGTAACCAGTACATCTAACTTGGCATGTCCAATTCCTGGTGTTACTAGTGGCTATTCTACCTCAGCCAGCCATCCGCCACAACCTTCCATCTCATCTTGGGGTTCAGAGAATTCATCTGCATTGCCTTCAGTACAG CCTGGTGCTGCAATCAGTGATACCCATGATGGTTATTGGAAACATGGAGCTCCAAGTTTCCAAAATCACCATGTTAGTACTGTACAACCAGACTTTCAAAAACATTTGGATACGAAACCTTCTTATGATAGCTTTCAGGATCAACAAAAAACTGCATGTCCTCAAGGATCCAATTTACAGTATCCCACTGCTCATAAGGTATCCCACAGCTACCAGTCACCATTGCAAACAATTGCATCTTTAGATACACGCCGAGTAAACAAACTTCAGATTCCAACAAACCCTAGAATTGCATCAAATTTGGCATTGGGTTTACCAAAAATTGATAAGGATAGCTCTGCCACTGGTGGCGCAGCAAAACCAGCCTATATCGGTGTTTCAGTTCCAAAGCCAAGCGACAAAGTGCTGTCTCATGATGGTGCTGATGCTATACTTAAG CCTGGAATGTTCCCTCCGTCTCTACGTGGTTATGTGGAAAGGGCCTTGGCTCGTTGCAAAGGTGAAACGCAAATGGCAGCTTGTCAAACTGTCCTGAAGGAA GTTCCATCTCAAGCTAGGAATGTAAATTGTACA GTAATTACTAAGGCAACTGCTGATGGTACACTCTACACAAGAGATTGGGACATTGAGCCTCTTTTCCCACTGCCAGATGCAGATGCTGTCAATAA CAATATAGAGAGTTCAATCTCTGTTTCTTTGCCAAAACCAAAAAGAAGTCCAAGTAGACGATCCAAAAGTAGGTGGGAGCCTGTAGCTGACGAGAAATTGATTGAAAAATCAGCATCCATCAATCATGAGACAGTTAAATATGGTGGTTGGGTTTCTTTCAATGAAAGAACTGAAAGGGATAAAAAG TTTCCAAGTGGAAAACCTGATATCAAGGAGGATGGTTTGAGTAGTACAAAATTTCCTCTAATAGAACAGAGAACTGCAAGTAAAAGTGCTCAGCGGCCAGTTAAGAGACAACGTTTTGGTGATGTTTTGAATTCTGCTGAGAATGGTGATGCATCTAGTGATAGTGATAAGGAACAGAGTTTGACGGCATATTATTCTTCTGCAATAACCCTTGCAAATTCACCAGAGgagagaaagagaagggaaaatCGCTCTAAACGTTTTGAAAAAGGACATGGCCATCGGGCAGAAACTAATCACTTTAGGCCCAAAAATTTTGGAGCTGGAAGTTTGTACACTAGGAGGGCCAGTGCTTTGGTTCTAAGCAAAAATTTTGAAGAGGGTGGCAGCAGAGCTGTTGAAGATATTGACTGGGATGCCCTTACTGTTAAGGGAACTTGCCAGGAAATCGAAAAACGTTATCTGCGCCTTACTTCTGCCCCTGATCCCTCTACT GTAAGACCAGAAGAAGTATTGGAAAAGGCTCTGCTTATGGTTCAGAATTCTCACAAGAACTACCTTTATAAATGTGATCAATTGAAATCGATTCGCCAAGATCTTACTGTGCAACGGATACACAATGAGCTAACAGTTAAG GTTTATGAAACTCATGCTCGATTAGCTATTGAAGTTGGGGACCTGCCTGAGTATAATCAG TGCCAATCACAGTTGAAAACCCTTTATGCAGAAGGAATTGAGGGATGTGATATGGAATTTGCTGCTTACAACCTGCTTTGTGCCATCTTGCACTCTAGTAATAACAGAGATCTGTTGTCATCAATGTCAAG ATTATCAGATGAAGCTAGAAAGGATGAAGTTGTAAAACACGCTCTTGCTGTTCGGGCAGCTGTCACATCAGGAAACTATGTCCTGTTTTTCAGATTATACAAAACAGCTCCTAATTTAAACACCTGCCTaatgg ATCTTTGTGTTGAAAAGATGCGGTATGAGGCTGTAAGATGCATGTCTCGTTCATATCGCCCCACAGTGCCTGTTTCATATATTGCTCAGGTTCTGGGCTTCACCAGTGCCTCCCCTACCAGTGAGGGGAGTGACTTGAAGGAGGTAGATAAATCAGAGGAGTGCGTAGAATGGTTGAAGGCGCATGGTGCTTGCCTTATCACAGATAACACTGGAGAGATGCAGCTTGATGCAAAG GCTTCCTCTTCCAGTCTGTACAGACCAGAACCAGAAGACGCCGTAGCCCATGGAGACACTAGCCTCGCTGTTAACGATTTTCTGACACGGGCATCCTCATAA
- the LOC117927533 gene encoding ABC transporter G family member 6-like yields the protein MSRFVTGNIPPARDNGEVFDWRQTMEDEELTVSSSGPSPTLGHLLKCVGDVRKEVTGDETPVHQVLEMGEANMEPRSLPFVLSFTNLTYSVNVRRKMALPAIFRRTNQLGVATADHIPGESMLTGTKTLLNDISGEARDGEILAVLGASGSGKSTLIDALANRIAKGSLKGAVTLNGEALESRLLKVISAYVMQDDLLYPMLTVEETLMFAAEFRLPRTLSKSKKKARVEALIDQLGLRNAAKTVIGDEGHRGVSGGERRRVSIGIDIIHDPIILFLDEPTSGLDSTSAFMVVKVLQRIAQSGSIVIMSVHQPSYRILGLLDRLIFLSRGQTVYSGPPMNLPLFFAEFGHPIPPDNENRTEFALDLIRELEGSPGGTKSLVEFNKQWQSTKHTRSYEAGTNGLSMKEAISASISKGKLVSGATNDASSTSLVPTFANSFWVEMAVLSKRSITNSRRMPELFGIRLGAVLITGFILATIYWQLDNSPKGAQERLGFFAFAMSTTFYTCADALPVFLQERYIFLRETAYNAYRRSSYVLSHSLTSLPALIFLSFAFAATTFFAVGLDGGLSGFLFYFLIIFASFWAGNSFVTFLSGVVPHVMLGYTIVVALLAYFLLFSGFFINRNRIPSYWIWFHYVSLVKYPYEGVLQNEFNDPAKCYVRGVQIFDNTPLGAVSQAMKVKLLKSLSNTLGMEITSSTCVTTGVDILKQQGITDLSKWNCLWVTVAWGFFFRILFYFALLMGSKNKRS from the coding sequence ATGTCTCGTTTTGTGACAGGGAATATACCGCCAGCGAGAGATAACGGGGAGGTTTTTGACTGGAGGCAAACGATGGAGGATGAGGAACTGACGGTTTCTAGTAGCGGACCGTCGCCAACGCTGGGGCATCTGCTGAAGTGTGTAGGAGATGTGCGGAAGGAGGTGACTGGGGATGAGACTCCGGTGCACCAGGTGCTGGAAATGGGCGAAGCGAACATGGAGCCAAGGTCTCTGCCTTTCGTTCTGTCATTCACTAATCTGACGTACAGCGTCAACGTTCGCCGGAAAATGGCGCTTCCGGCAATTTTTCGCCGGACGAACCAACTTGGTGTGGCGACGGCGGACCACATCCCTGGAGAGAGCATGCTCACGGGAACGAAGACGCTGTTGAATGACATCTCCGGCGAGGCAAGGGATGGAGAGATCCTCGCCGTGCTCGGAGCCAGCGGATCGGGAAAGTCTACGTTGATCGATGCGTTAGCGAATCGAATTGCAAAGGGAAGCTTGAAAGGAGCGGTGACGCTGAACGGCGAAGCCCTGGAGTCTCGGCTTCTTAAGGTGATCTCAGCCTACGTGATGCAAGACGATCTTTTATATCCAATGTTGACAGTCGAAGAAACGCTAATGTTCGCCGCGGAGTTCAGACTCCCTCGAACTCTCtcgaaatcaaagaagaaagccAGAGTTGAAGCCCTCATCGACCAGCTAGGGCTCCGAAACGCAGCCAAAACCGTCATCGGCGACGAAGGCCACCGCGGAGTCTCCGGTGGAGAACGCCGCCGCGTCTCCATCGGAATCGACATTATTCACGATCCGATCATCTTGTTCCTGGACGAGCCAACCTCAGGACTGGACTCCACCAGCGCTTTCATGGTGGTGAAGGTCCTCCAACGAATAGCTCAGAGCGGAAGCATCGTGATAATGTCCGTACACCAGCCCAGCTACCGAATTCTTGGCTTGCTTGATCGACTCATCTTCCTCTCCCGCGGACAAACAGTTTACAGCGGTCCACCAATGAATCTTCCACTGTTTTTCGCTGAGTTTGGCCACCCAATTCCCCCTGATAATGAGAACCGTACCGAGTTCGCACTGGATCTCATTCGCGAACTCGAAGGATCTCCTGGCGGAACGAAGAGTTTAGTGGAATTCAACAAGCAGTGGCAGAGTACGAAGCACACTCGAAGCTACGAGGCCGGTACAAACGGCTTGTCAATGAAGGAAGCAATCAGCGCAAGCATTTCGAAGGGAAAATTGGTGTCAGGAGCCACCAACGACGCAAGCTCCACATCCTTGGTCCCCACTTTCGCCAACTCCTTTTGGGTAGAAATGGCTGTGCTCTCCAAAAGATCCATAACCAACTCACGCAGAATGCCTGAACTTTTTGGCATTCGCCTCGGTGCTGTCCTTATCACCGGCTTCATTCTAGCTACTATCTACTGGCAGCTCGATAACTCCCCGAAAGGCGCCCAAGAGCGATTAGGGTTTTTCGCTTTCGCCATGTCCACAACCTTCTACACCTGCGCCGATGCCCTCCCGGTGTTCTTACAAGAGCGATACATTTTCTTGAGGGAGACGGCTTACAACGCGTACCGCCGGTCATCCTACGTGCTCTCCCACTCCCTCACCTCATTGCCAGCATTGATTTTCCTCTCGTTTGCCTTTGCCGCCACAACATTCTTCGCTGTAGGCCTCGACGGCGGCCTCTCGGGCTTTCTCTTCTACTTCCTCATCATCTTTGCCTCGTTCTGGGCCGGGAACTCCTTCGTCACCTTCCTCTCAGGAGTCGTCCCTCACGTGATGCTCGGGTACACCATAGTCGTCGCCTTACTCGCCTACTTCCTCCTCTTCAGCGGATTCTTCATCAACCGCAACCGAATCCCATCCTACTGGATCTGGTTCCACTACGTTTCTCTGGTGAAATACCCCTACGAAGGAGTGCTACAAAACGAGTTCAACGACCCGGCGAAATGCTACGTCCGGGGCGTCCAGATCTTCGACAACACTCCGCTGGGCGCTGTATCGCAGGCCATGAAAGTAAAACTGTTGAAAAGCTTAAGCAACACCTTGGGCATGGAGATCACAAGCTCCACATGCGTGACCACAGGAGTGGATATACTGAAGCAGCAGGGGATCACTGATCTGAGCAAGTGGAACTGCTTGTGGGTGACCGTGGCCTGGGGGTTCTTCTTCAGAATTCTGTTCTACTTTGCTTTGTTGATGGGAAGCAAGAACAAGAGGAGTTga
- the LOC117928746 gene encoding SAC3 family protein A isoform X2 yields MMNQVGNTDTITQLQLDPNSLEKRQIVDASQGHASSYHPSTTVSEAVSWNMHRADNHSTENGMFSNSSYHHVQQTEPHLRNAQDGLNAASAVYPPPSLGAASVPQQYNGYTTYPSSNDPYSYGNTGYPGYYSGYQQQSNHSYSQPVGANQNTGAPYQPLSSFQNTGSYAGPASYPSTYYNPGDYQTSGGHSTSGYSNQSNLWSEGNYANYTHQYANHTHDSNGAYSSSTAAATSLQYQQHYKQWADYYSQTEVSCAPGTENMSVTSTSNLACPIPGVTSGYSTSASHPPQPSISSWGSENSSALPSVQPGAAISDTHDGYWKHGAPSFQNHHVSTVQPDFQKHLDTKPSYDSFQDQQKTACPQGSNLQYPTAHKVSHSYQSPLQTIASLDTRRVNKLQIPTNPRIASNLALGLPKIDKDSSATGGAAKPAYIGVSVPKPSDKVLSHDGADAILKPGMFPPSLRGYVERALARCKGETQMAACQTVLKEVITKATADGTLYTRDWDIEPLFPLPDADAVNNNIESSISVSLPKPKRSPSRRSKSRWEPVADEKLIEKSASINHETVKYGGWVSFNERTERDKKFPSGKPDIKEDGLSSTKFPLIEQRTASKSAQRPVKRQRFGDVLNSAENGDASSDSDKEQSLTAYYSSAITLANSPEERKRRENRSKRFEKGHGHRAETNHFRPKNFGAGSLYTRRASALVLSKNFEEGGSRAVEDIDWDALTVKGTCQEIEKRYLRLTSAPDPSTVRPEEVLEKALLMVQNSHKNYLYKCDQLKSIRQDLTVQRIHNELTVKVYETHARLAIEVGDLPEYNQCQSQLKTLYAEGIEGCDMEFAAYNLLCAILHSSNNRDLLSSMSRLSDEARKDEVVKHALAVRAAVTSGNYVLFFRLYKTAPNLNTCLMDLCVEKMRYEAVRCMSRSYRPTVPVSYIAQVLGFTSASPTSEGSDLKEVDKSEECVEWLKAHGACLITDNTGEMQLDAKASSSSLYRPEPEDAVAHGDTSLAVNDFLTRASS; encoded by the exons AAACGCCAGATTGTTGATGCAAGCCAAGGGCATGCATCTTCATATCATCCCTCCACAACGGTATCTGAAGCTGTGTCATGGAACATGCATAGAGCAGATAATCACTCCACAGAGAATGGGATGTTTTCAAATTCTAGCTACCATCATGTTCAGCAGACAGAGCCACACTTAAGGAATGCTCAAGATGGCTTGAATGCAGCATCCGCTGTCTATCCTCCACCAAGTTTAGGAGCAGCAAGTGTACCACAACAATATAATGGCTACACGACATACCCAAGTTCTAATGATCCATACAGTTATGGCAACACAGGATACCCAGGTTACTATAGTGGCTATCAGCAGCAATCAAACCATTCATATTCTCAGCCTGTAGGAGCAAATCAAAATACAGGTGCTCCTTATCAGCCCCTTTCCTCATTTCAGAATACAGGGTCTTATGCTGGGCCTGCAAGTTATCCAAGCACTTACTACAATCCTGGTGATTATCAGACATCTGGAGGACATTCAACCAGCGGTTACAGTAATCAGAGTAATTTGTGGAGTGAAGGAAACTATGCAAACTATACTCATCAATATGCAAACCACACTCATGACTCCAATGGTGCTTATAGTTCTAGTACTGCTGCTGCAACCTCATTACAGTATCAGCAGCATTATAAGCAATGGGCGGATTACTACAGTCAAACAGAAGTTAGCTGTGCTCCTGGGACGGAGAACATGTCTGTAACCAGTACATCTAACTTGGCATGTCCAATTCCTGGTGTTACTAGTGGCTATTCTACCTCAGCCAGCCATCCGCCACAACCTTCCATCTCATCTTGGGGTTCAGAGAATTCATCTGCATTGCCTTCAGTACAG CCTGGTGCTGCAATCAGTGATACCCATGATGGTTATTGGAAACATGGAGCTCCAAGTTTCCAAAATCACCATGTTAGTACTGTACAACCAGACTTTCAAAAACATTTGGATACGAAACCTTCTTATGATAGCTTTCAGGATCAACAAAAAACTGCATGTCCTCAAGGATCCAATTTACAGTATCCCACTGCTCATAAGGTATCCCACAGCTACCAGTCACCATTGCAAACAATTGCATCTTTAGATACACGCCGAGTAAACAAACTTCAGATTCCAACAAACCCTAGAATTGCATCAAATTTGGCATTGGGTTTACCAAAAATTGATAAGGATAGCTCTGCCACTGGTGGCGCAGCAAAACCAGCCTATATCGGTGTTTCAGTTCCAAAGCCAAGCGACAAAGTGCTGTCTCATGATGGTGCTGATGCTATACTTAAG CCTGGAATGTTCCCTCCGTCTCTACGTGGTTATGTGGAAAGGGCCTTGGCTCGTTGCAAAGGTGAAACGCAAATGGCAGCTTGTCAAACTGTCCTGAAGGAA GTAATTACTAAGGCAACTGCTGATGGTACACTCTACACAAGAGATTGGGACATTGAGCCTCTTTTCCCACTGCCAGATGCAGATGCTGTCAATAA CAATATAGAGAGTTCAATCTCTGTTTCTTTGCCAAAACCAAAAAGAAGTCCAAGTAGACGATCCAAAAGTAGGTGGGAGCCTGTAGCTGACGAGAAATTGATTGAAAAATCAGCATCCATCAATCATGAGACAGTTAAATATGGTGGTTGGGTTTCTTTCAATGAAAGAACTGAAAGGGATAAAAAG TTTCCAAGTGGAAAACCTGATATCAAGGAGGATGGTTTGAGTAGTACAAAATTTCCTCTAATAGAACAGAGAACTGCAAGTAAAAGTGCTCAGCGGCCAGTTAAGAGACAACGTTTTGGTGATGTTTTGAATTCTGCTGAGAATGGTGATGCATCTAGTGATAGTGATAAGGAACAGAGTTTGACGGCATATTATTCTTCTGCAATAACCCTTGCAAATTCACCAGAGgagagaaagagaagggaaaatCGCTCTAAACGTTTTGAAAAAGGACATGGCCATCGGGCAGAAACTAATCACTTTAGGCCCAAAAATTTTGGAGCTGGAAGTTTGTACACTAGGAGGGCCAGTGCTTTGGTTCTAAGCAAAAATTTTGAAGAGGGTGGCAGCAGAGCTGTTGAAGATATTGACTGGGATGCCCTTACTGTTAAGGGAACTTGCCAGGAAATCGAAAAACGTTATCTGCGCCTTACTTCTGCCCCTGATCCCTCTACT GTAAGACCAGAAGAAGTATTGGAAAAGGCTCTGCTTATGGTTCAGAATTCTCACAAGAACTACCTTTATAAATGTGATCAATTGAAATCGATTCGCCAAGATCTTACTGTGCAACGGATACACAATGAGCTAACAGTTAAG GTTTATGAAACTCATGCTCGATTAGCTATTGAAGTTGGGGACCTGCCTGAGTATAATCAG TGCCAATCACAGTTGAAAACCCTTTATGCAGAAGGAATTGAGGGATGTGATATGGAATTTGCTGCTTACAACCTGCTTTGTGCCATCTTGCACTCTAGTAATAACAGAGATCTGTTGTCATCAATGTCAAG ATTATCAGATGAAGCTAGAAAGGATGAAGTTGTAAAACACGCTCTTGCTGTTCGGGCAGCTGTCACATCAGGAAACTATGTCCTGTTTTTCAGATTATACAAAACAGCTCCTAATTTAAACACCTGCCTaatgg ATCTTTGTGTTGAAAAGATGCGGTATGAGGCTGTAAGATGCATGTCTCGTTCATATCGCCCCACAGTGCCTGTTTCATATATTGCTCAGGTTCTGGGCTTCACCAGTGCCTCCCCTACCAGTGAGGGGAGTGACTTGAAGGAGGTAGATAAATCAGAGGAGTGCGTAGAATGGTTGAAGGCGCATGGTGCTTGCCTTATCACAGATAACACTGGAGAGATGCAGCTTGATGCAAAG GCTTCCTCTTCCAGTCTGTACAGACCAGAACCAGAAGACGCCGTAGCCCATGGAGACACTAGCCTCGCTGTTAACGATTTTCTGACACGGGCATCCTCATAA